Sequence from the bacterium genome:
AAAGCTCGGGCCACGCCATTTTAGATGATGCGGCCCTGGCGTTTGGACGCAAGATCTCCTTTGAGCCGGCTCTGGTGGATGGCCAGCCGGTCAGCGCTTGGACGCGGCTGATGTTGCGCTATCGGCTGACCGACGTGGCGTTTGAACGGGTGCAATGGCTGCGGGAGGTGCGGCAGGAGCAAAAACTGGCTGCTGCGGAAACCGACAGCGTTCGCTTTGAACAGCATTGCCGCAGGTTGTACACCAGTTTTGCCGGGATGCAGAACTGGGCGGAAACCCAGTCTGTTTATGCCGTCAACGATTTAATCTGGCAGGTGGTACAACCTGCACTAGCTGAACGCTGGCGATCCTTTCGCAACGAGTACTCGGCGCTGTTTTTACTTTGGGACGATTTTCTGCAGCGCTACCCTCGCTCTGCTCTGGCGGGCAGAGTTCGGGAGGATTTGCTCAAAGCGCTGCTGGATGTCGAATATACAATCCGATTGGACTGTCTGCGTTCAGAGAGCAAGGCGCGCAAGGGATTGACTTTGCTCGATCTGATCCAGGAACGCTTGTCGGAATTAGGCGTTACCTCCACCCCCTGACAACGTAGCAAGTGGGTGTGGACGAACGGGCTATAAACTATCGGGAGGATGTGTGCGTTGTCAATGGGTTCCTCTGTGGCTGACGCTGGTCTGCGTGGCCGCGGCGCCGCTTCAGGCGCAGCGCCGCGGTGCGCTGGAGATCGGCGGCACCTTCGCTTTCCAATCCGGAGCGAATCTGATGAATTCAGATAACACGCAGCTCAGCTTTGACTGCTTCGCCGCTTCGTATCTCA
This genomic interval carries:
- a CDS encoding energy transducer TonB, producing the protein MDYPISAQLEHLEGEVELGIFVSQTGLPQEVKLMKSSGHAILDDAALAFGRKISFEPALVDGQPVSAWTRLMLRYRLTDVAFERVQWLREVRQEQKLAAAETDSVRFEQHCRRLYTSFAGMQNWAETQSVYAVNDLIWQVVQPALAERWRSFRNEYSALFLLWDDFLQRYPRSALAGRVREDLLKALLDVEYTIRLDCLRSESKARKGLTLLDLIQERLSELGVTSTP